Proteins found in one Pelobates fuscus isolate aPelFus1 chromosome 10, aPelFus1.pri, whole genome shotgun sequence genomic segment:
- the LOC134574640 gene encoding olfactory receptor 5AP2-like has translation MTKKVSNESQVTEFLILGLSDSLELKVPLFLLFLLIYLITMLSNFVIITLICLDSHLQKPMYFFLCNMSFLDIFYTTVTTPNLLYNIISGDQRISFKGCMTQLFFFNSFGSMEYMLLTAMAYDRYIAICHPFSYKLLMNARACQLLAVTAWFAGFLAAVPLSVQISSLTYCSSNKINHFFCDLTALLKLACDDTSSTELIMFSDGLVIVLNCFVLTFVSYAQIISSILRLGSRENRFKAFSTCGSHLTVVTLLYMMIVCLYLKPVSSYSLQEAKIVSVFYVNILPMLNPVIYSLRNKDVKEALEKCMHCK, from the coding sequence ATGACAAAGAAAGTGTCAAACGAAAGTCAGGTAACCGAGTTTCTGATCTTGGGATTATCAGACTCATTGGAACTGAAAGTCCCTCTCTTCCTGCTCTTTCTTCTCATCTATCTTATCACCATGCTGAGCAACTTTGTAATCATTACACTTATTTGCCTGGATAGCCACTTACAAAAGCCCATGTATTTCTTCCTCTGCAACATGTCATTCCTTGATATATTTTACACCACAGTCACAACTCCCAACCTCCTATACAATATTATCTCAGGTGACCAAAGAATTTCTTTCAAAGGCTGCATGACCCAACTATTCTTCTTTAACTCTTTCGGAAGCATGGAGTACATGTTACTGACAGCCATGGCTTATGATCGTTACATAGCTATTTGTCATCCTTTTAGTTATAAACTGCTCATGAATGCAAGAGCCTGTCAATTGTTAGCTGTTACAGCTTGGTTTGCTGGGTTTTTAGCTGCTGTTCCTCTAAGTGTTCAGATTTCTTCCCTTACTTACTGTTCTTCCAACAAAATCAATCATTTCTTTTGTGATCTGACAGCACTGTTGAAGCTAGCTTGTGATGATACGTCTTCAACAGAACTGATCATGTTTAGTGATGGGCTTGTAATTGTCCTCAACTGTTTCGTGCTGACATTTGTTTCATATGCTCAAATAATTTCTTCCATCCTAAGACTTGGTTCCAGAGAAAATAGATTCAAGGCTTTCTCAACCTGTGGCTCTCATCTCACTGTAGTCACACTCTTATATATGATGATTGTTTGTTTGTACCTGAAACCAGTGTCTTCATATTCTCTGCAAGAGGCCAAAATTGTCTCTGTATTTTATGTTAATATCCTTCCAATGTTGAACCCAGTTATATACAGTTTAAGGAATAAGGATGTGAAGGAAGCATTGGAGAAATGCATGCATTGCAAATAA